The following proteins are co-located in the Nerophis lumbriciformis linkage group LG22, RoL_Nlum_v2.1, whole genome shotgun sequence genome:
- the swsap1 gene encoding ATPase SWSAP1 isoform X1 — protein MADVLTHMFANLSQADSKKDVVTPAPPECGVLIVGEQSLGRSLLLLTAVTAASQVGMKVVFFAPQQIQSLPASLQKCAPSLSPESLKKITFCYPRTAEELCRQIAGLHESSSTFPPSLIIVDRLEDYPCDGHSGRHPGEQSRVAHLAALLRDTAAFLTSLLERQTSSTTPCRIIASYKPKEDGADSDPVLDALDRYFQLRCTLDQDRSYKATDAGRQEAWRVYFSGTGVAREPRTEDSEVRAGLEWQLLMFPDGSIAFKVI, from the exons ATGGCGGACGTTTTAACGCATATGTTCGCGAACTTGTCACAAGCGGACTCAAAGAAGGACGTTGTGACTCCTGCGCCGCCAGAGTGCGGCGTTTTAATAGTCGGAGAACAAAGTCTGGGACGTTCGCTGCTGCTGCTGACGGCCGTGACCGCAGCCTCtcaggtggggatgaaggtgGTGTTCTTCGCCCCACAGCAAATACAAAGCCTGCCGGCATCCCTGCAAAAATGTGCACCAAGTCTAAGCCCCGAGAGTCTGAAG AAAATCACTTTCTGCTATCCGAGGACAGCGGAGGAGTTGTGCCGTCAGATTGCAGGCCTCCATGAGTCCAGCAGCACCTTTCCTCCGTCGCTGATCATCGTGGACCGACTGGAGGACTACCCGTGCGACGGCCACAGCGGGCGCCACCCAGGTGAGCAGTCCCGCGTCGCACACCTCGCCGCTCTTTTGCGCGACACGGCCGCCTTCCTCACCAGCCTCCTGGAGCGGCAGACGTCAAGCACCACCCCCTGCCGCATCATCGCCTCCTATAAGCCGAAAGAGGACGGCGCGGACTCGGATCCCGTCCTCGATGCCCTCGACCGCTACTTTCAGCTGCGGTGTACTCTGGACCAAGATAGAAGCTACAAAGCCACAGACGCCGGGCGGCAGGAGGCGTGGCGTGTTTACTTTTCCGGAACCGGCGTCGCGCGTGAGCCTCGGACCGAAGACTCTGAGGTCCGGGCCGGTTTAGAGTGGCAGTTGTTGATGTTTCCTGATGGTTCAATAGCATTTAAGGTCATTTAG
- the swsap1 gene encoding ATPase SWSAP1 isoform X2, translating into MADVLTHMFANLSQADSKKDVVTPAPPECGVLIVGEQSLGRSLLLLTAVTAASQVGMKVVFFAPQQIQSLPASLQKCAPSLSPESLKKITFCYPRTAEELCRQIAGLHESSSTFPPSLIIVDRLEDYPCDGHSGRHPASWSGRRQAPPPAASSPPISRKRTARTRIPSSMPSTATFSCGVLWTKIEATKPQTPGGRRRGVFTFPEPASRVSLGPKTLRSGPV; encoded by the exons ATGGCGGACGTTTTAACGCATATGTTCGCGAACTTGTCACAAGCGGACTCAAAGAAGGACGTTGTGACTCCTGCGCCGCCAGAGTGCGGCGTTTTAATAGTCGGAGAACAAAGTCTGGGACGTTCGCTGCTGCTGCTGACGGCCGTGACCGCAGCCTCtcaggtggggatgaaggtgGTGTTCTTCGCCCCACAGCAAATACAAAGCCTGCCGGCATCCCTGCAAAAATGTGCACCAAGTCTAAGCCCCGAGAGTCTGAAG AAAATCACTTTCTGCTATCCGAGGACAGCGGAGGAGTTGTGCCGTCAGATTGCAGGCCTCCATGAGTCCAGCAGCACCTTTCCTCCGTCGCTGATCATCGTGGACCGACTGGAGGACTACCCGTGCGACGGCCACAGCGGGCGCCACCCAG CCTCCTGGAGCGGCAGACGTCAAGCACCACCCCCTGCCGCATCATCGCCTCCTATAAGCCGAAAGAGGACGGCGCGGACTCGGATCCCGTCCTCGATGCCCTCGACCGCTACTTTCAGCTGCGGTGTACTCTGGACCAAGATAGAAGCTACAAAGCCACAGACGCCGGGCGGCAGGAGGCGTGGCGTGTTTACTTTTCCGGAACCGGCGTCGCGCGTGAGCCTCGGACCGAAGACTCTGAGGTCCGGGCCGGTTTAG